The Clupea harengus chromosome 6, Ch_v2.0.2, whole genome shotgun sequence genome contains a region encoding:
- the sh3tc2 gene encoding SH3 domain and tetratricopeptide repeat-containing protein 2, whose protein sequence is VGYVARCLENFLCDPSFWLDPALLSDVEICVSVQEEHLATLYLGLLLQEGVFFAKTLHAVEAVEGDEERLACDSDSLLLVRDVGQEQVWEGTLLSSGAKGLVPAANVQPLPYPFYQWFLRKYPCSASGLPTDTPLSQHPIGTCVATVDYEPAGPDELPLREGEELAVEGFLLQGLDLFVGRSLTSGLMGFVHKEHVRPGDLKPIDPELQFMTVEEREDLYQLEPAHTHSHTLTHLLKQLCASDISTVYRMDRLDESDFAYIKSLPKADPEAYSTQQTLDTPFQRHSWIGPRPSLAASQSSLGRSIGGVTFGPDDTFREAEPLEDDSALWEELSEWEEESCEELLRLLDTPTELQEADLCEASLSWLQRVRVCVCEERVCVCEREGVCEREGVCERVLLRRLECVREAAKQQGRPWAQRRVCVLLGRVCERGTRLSQARVYYEEALGVCVAGFADRPLLTELYTHLGALYLHQQQREKLTHTHTLSRAATLMLTQPRLCISSAYQLQMLHPLMCHALLLGQRALEGRVCFLWLRLLLQLQRYEEALPFLERLQFLIGSLRAGACQEEGPDLHWLLSVLYHRRYQPHLALAALSLDSAPSRGLDHALSRLQLHLRSSERLHAQTTPTSAQATPTPIPTQALVYLKRALEVATHEGRDSEQRQLCVSLAWVYLHHGVLREAVLSAAQAVEAGSHLGEEEEFEARALHGWLLVLTGDAERATEELTPLLMSLQGSDSPSPRGVVHTLLALSLRRLGNVREAGKHLCVALRLAQESGHTPNQAIALSNLGCLALGAGALGVAERFLRRSLRLFQQLEGGADQELVQSLLWMGRSYSNSGQSHKARLANETALLIAIHAKNIQSQMVAAKVLSRYYAGRMLYGQSIVYYEHCVLLARQLRDKRLEGEFLEILGSQYLSLNTERSSLRSLDCTKQSLRICIDLGKRRKEAESWLHAGRVYYLLQEDELTDMYLQAAVRTALRVEDPIFAGSIYEETGDIYYKGHRNQLKALPYFRDGSLPFARSTGDQLSEFRVLSKVTELLMTHHDHQEALQYALLAVQSSTASGIRLHERVAYQRLAWIHEALGQFELAENYFLKCVSLGPDLTHASDARYYCRVYTHLANITLHKLKDAFDAMGYYQLAVAGATEAEDVSCVYVLLMKLAELHASHLPDTHLCQHYTHTANSLRAHLEGLTHTPPLTHTHHTGQEDTRTQHTAQES, encoded by the exons gtagGTTATGTGGCGAGATGTTTGGAGAACTTCCTATGTGACCCCTCTTTCTGGTTGGACCCTGCATTGTTGAGCGACGTGGAGATCTGTGTGTCCGTGCAAGAAGAACACCTGGCAACACTTTACCTGGGCCTGCTGCttcaggagg gtgtgttctTCGCTAAGACGCTCCATGCTGTAGAGGCTGTGGAGGGTGACGAGGAGAGGCTGGCGTGTGACTCCGACTCCCTGCTGCTGGTGAGGGATGTGGGGCAGGAGCAGGTGTGGGAGGGGACCCTGCTCTCCAGCGGGGCCAAGGGCCTGGTGCCAGCAGCCAACGTGCAACCACTACCATACCCCTTCTACca gtGGTTTCTAAGGAAGTACCCCTGCAGCGCCAGTGGTCTTCCCACAGACACGCCCCTCAGCCAGCATCCAATAG GCACGTGCGTAGCGACGGTGGACTATGAGCCCGCGGGGCCTGATGAGCTGCCGTTGCGTGAGGGGGAGGAGCTAGCGGTGGAGGGCTTCCTGCTCCAGGGGCTGGACCTCTTCGTGGGGCGGAGCCTAACCAGCGGCCTCATGGGATTCGTCCATAAAGAGCATGTTAGGCCAGGAGACCTCAAACccat aGATCCAGAGCTGCAGTTcatgactgtggaggagagagaagacctCTATCAGCTCgagcctgctcacacacactcacacacactcacacaccttctgAAACAGCTCTGTGCCTCAGACATCAGCACCGTCTACAGAATgg ATAGACTTGATGAATCTGACTTCGCCTACATCAAAAGTCTTCCCAAAGCAG ACCCTGAAGCCTACTCTACGCAGCAGACTTTAGACACGCCCTTTCAGCGGCACTCCTGGATTGGGCCCCGCCCCTCTCTCGCTGCTTCCCAGAGTTCCCTGGGGCGCTCCATAGGGGGCGTGACCTTTGGCCCGGATGACACGTTCAGGGAGGCGGAGCCTCTGGAGGATGACTCGGCCTTGTGGGAGGAGCTATCGGAGTGGGAGGAGGAGTCCTGTGAGGAGCTGCTGAGGCTGTTGGACACGCCCACAGAGCTCCAGGAGGCGGACCTGTGCGAGGCGTCTCTGAGCTGGCTgcagcgtgtgcgtgtgtgtgtgtgcgaggagcgtgtgtgtgtgtgtgagcgggagggtgtgtgtgagcgggagggtgtgtgtgagcgcgtgctGCTGCGGCGGCTGGAGTGTGTGCGCGAGGCGGCCAAGCAGCAGGGCCGGCCGTGGGCTcagcggcgtgtgtgtgtgctgctggggcgtgtgtgtgagcgcggcACGCGTCTCTCTCAGGCCCGCGTCTACTACGAGGAGgcgctgggggtgtgtgtggcgggcTTCGCCGACCGGCCGCTGCTCACCgagctctacacacacctgGGCGCACTCTATCTGCACCAGCAGCAGAGggagaagctcacacacacacacacactctcgcgcGCCGCCACACTCATGCTCACGCAGCCACGCCTCTGCATCAGCTCCGCCTACCAGCTGCAGATGCTCCACCCACTCATGTGCCACGCCCTGTTGCTGGGGCAACGGGCGCTGGAGGGGCGTGTCTGCTTCCTGTGGCTCCGcctcctgctgcagctccaACGCTACGAGGAGGCCCTGCCCTTCCTGGAGCGTCTGCAGTTCCTGATTGGTTCCCTGCGTGCAGGGGCGTGTCAGGAGGAGGGGCCAGACCTCCACTGGTTACTAAGTGTCCTGTATCaccgcag GTATCAGCCCCACTTGGCGCTTGCGGCCCTCAGCTTGGACTCCGCCCCCTCGCGTGGGTTAGACCACGCCCTCAGTCGGCTGCAGCTGCACCTGCGCAGCTCAGAGCGCCTGCATGCCCAGACCACGCCCACATCCGCCCAGGCCAcgcccacccccatccccacgcAGGCGCTGGTGTACCTCAAACGGGCACTAGAGGTCGCTACGCACGAGGGCCGAGACTCAGAGCAGAGACAGCTGTGTGTCAGCCTGGC gtgggtgtacCTTCATCACGGGGTTCTGCGGGAGGCGGTTCTTAGTGCAGCGCAGGCTGTGGAGGCGGGGTCTCATctgggcgaggaggaggagtttgAAGCGCGTGCGCTCCACGGTTGGCTGCTGGTGTTGACGGGCGACGCGGAGCGCGCCACGGAAGAGCTCACGCCCCTGCTGATGTCACTGCAGGGTTCCGATAGCCCCTCCCCTCGAGGCGTGGTACACACACTGCTCGCGCTCAGCCTGCGTCGCCTAGGAAACGTCCGTGAGGCGGGAAAGCACCTGTGTGTGGCGCTTAGGCTTGCGCAGGAGAGTGGCCACACCCCCAACCAGGCCATCGCCCTTAGCAACCTGGGTTGCCTAGCGCTGGGGGCGGGGGCACTGGGCGTGGCCGAACGCTTCCTCAGGAGGTCGCTCCGCCTCTTCCAGCAGCTCGAGGGCGGGGCAGACCAGGAGCTCGTCCAATCACTGCTATGGATGGGGAGGAGTTACAGCAACAGTGGGCAGAGCCACAAAGCCCGACTAGCCAATGAGACAGCTCTGCTGATTGCCATCCACGCCAAGAACATCCAGA GTCAGATGGTGGCTGCTAAGGTGCTCAGTCGTTACTATGCCGGTCGAATGCTCTACGGTCAAAGCATCGTCTACTACGAGCACTGTGTGCTGTTGGCACGGCAACTACGGGATAAACGTCTAGAGGGAGAGTTTCTGGAGATCTTAGGAAGCCAATACCTGTCCCTGAACACagagag gtcctcTCTCAGGTCTCTTGACTGTACTAAGCAGTCTCTGAGGATCTGTATTGATTTGGGGAAACGGAGAAAAGAGGCCGAATCTTGGCTGCATGCCGGACGCGTCTACTACCTGCTACAGGAGGACGAGCTCACAGACATGTacttacag GCAGCAGTAAGGACAGCCTTGAGGGTTGAGGACCCCATCTTCGCTGGAAGTATCTACGAGGAGACGGGAGATATATATTACAAAGGACATCGCAACCAGCTCAAAGCACTGCCTTACTTcagg gacggcAGTCTTCCGTTTGCTCGTAGCACTGGTGACCAGCTGTCTGAGTTTCGTGTTCTGAGTAAAGTGACTGAGCTGCTCATGACACACCACGACCACCAGGAGGCGCTGCAGTACGCACTACTGGCAGTCCAGAGCAGCACCGCctcag gtatccGTCTGCATGAGCGCGTGGCCTATCAGCGGCTGGCCTGGATCCACGAGGCTCTGGGGCAGTTTGAGCTGGCGGAGAACTACTTCctgaagtgtgtgagtctggggCCGGATCTCACACACGCCAGTGATGCTCGATACTACTGCCGAGTGTACACACACCTCGCCAACATCACACTCCACAAACTCAAG gatgccTTTGATGCGATGGGGTACTACCAGCTGGCGGTCGCCGGGGCAACAGAGGCTGAGGACGTGTCGTGTGTGTACGTCCTGCTGATGAAGTTAGCGGAGCTCCACGCGTCTCacctgccagacacacacctgtgccaacactacacacacaccgccaacAGCCTCAGAGCACACCTGgagggcctcacacacacacctcctctcacacacacgcatcacacaGGTCAggaggacacacgcacacaacacacagcacaggagagctga